The Xiphophorus maculatus strain JP 163 A chromosome 23, X_maculatus-5.0-male, whole genome shotgun sequence genome contains a region encoding:
- the LOC102236683 gene encoding cohesin subunit SA-2 isoform X2 — translation MIAAPEIQPEFAYPQDTDTRFSSDTDFSEDPDGRSGTTAKGKGGKKGKKAAGEKGKGGKGAGRINGHHQENGMENMMLFEVVKVGRSAMQSVVDEWIESYKHDRDVALLDLINFFIQCSGCKGVVSGEMFRNMQNSEIIRRMTEEFDEDSGDYPLTIAGPQWKKFKTSFCEFISVLVRQCQYSIIYDEYMMDTVISLLTGLSDSQVRAFRHTSTLAAMKLMTALVNVALNLSINMDNTQRQYEAERNKIVAKRANDRLELLLQKRKELQENQDEIENMMNAIFKGVFVHRYRDSIAEIRAICIEEIGVWMKLYSDAFLNDSYLKYVGWTMHDKQGEVRLKCLTALQGLYHNRELNARLELFTSRFKDRIVSMTLDKEYDVAVQAIKLLTLVLNSTDEVLTPEDCESVYHLVYSAHRPVAVAAGEFLYKKLFSQREPEEEGAPKRRGRQSPNANLIKTTVFFFLESELHEHAAYLVDSLWECGAELLKDWECMISLLLDDPMPGEEALTDRQETALIEIMLCTVRQAAECHPPVGRGTGKRVMTAKEKKTQLDDRTRITELFAVALPPLLAKYAVDAEKVTNLLQLPQYFDLEIYTTGRLEKHLEALLRQIKEIVEKHTDTEVLESCSKTYHALCNEEFTIFNRVDIARSQLLDELVDKFSRLLEDFLQEGEDADEDDAYQVLSTLKRITAFHNAHDLSGWDLFTSNFKLLNTGIENGDMPEQIVIHSLQCTHYVILWQLAKLSEGSSRKDDMVNLRKQMRAFCMMCQRYLTNVNTAVKEQAFTILCDLLLIFSHQMVSGGREHLEPLVYSPEDSLQSELLSFILNHVFIDQDDDTNSTDGQQDDEAVKIEALHKRRNLLAAYCKLIIYCVVEMRTGADIFKQYMRYYNDYGDIIKETMSKTRQIDKIQCAKTLILSLQQLFNEMLSELGHGFDRSSSSFCGIKELARRFSLTFGLDQVKTRDAIAMLHKDGIEFAFKEPSPQGEGGPPLNLAFLDILSEFSSKLMRQDKRTVHMYLERFMTFQMALQREDCWLPLISYRNSLQAGGDDDTMSVMSGYSSRGSSVRSKKVKPPAATAGTSAAKRKLPEEESSSGDVWQQSIQTPVMLPSPHLTSTAMRDPKRGRDDSYMGVYALPHEQQPPPHPHPHQQHHPQTPQHHQTPMDYNSQVTWMLAQRQQEEARQQQERAMNYVKLRTNLQHAIRRGTGLMEEDEEPIVEDVMMSSEGRMDDLNEGMDFDTMDIDLPPSKNRRERSELKPDYFDPASIMDESVLGVSMF, via the exons ATGATAGCAGCACCAGAGATACAACCAGAGTTCGCCTACCCTCA GGACACAGATACCAGATTCTCCTCAGACACAGACTTCTCTGAGGATCCTGATGGAAGAAGTGGAACTACAGCTAAAGGAAAG GGTGGGAAGAAAGGGAAGAAGGCGGCAGGGGAGAAGGGCAAAGGTGGAAAGGGAGCAGGTCGCATAAATGGCCACCATCAGGAGAATGGCATGGAAAACATGATGCTGTTTGAGGTGGTGAAAGTGGGCAGGAGTGCaatgcag TCTGTTGTTGATGAGTGGATTGAGTCCTACAAACATGACAGAGATGTTGCATTGCTAGATCTCATCAATTTTTTCATCCAGTGCTCAGGATGTAAAG GCGTGGTGAGTGGTGAAATGTTTCGCAATATGCAGAACTCTGAGATCATTCGACGAATGACAGAGGAATTCGATGAG GACAGCGGCGACTATCCTCTCACCATAGCCGGGCCCCAGTGGAAGAAGTTCAAAACAAGCTTTTGTGAATTCATTTCTGTGCTAGTGCGTCAGTGTCAATACAGTATCATCTATGATGAGTACATGATGGACACGGTCATCTCCCTCCTCACTGGACTATCAGATTCCCAAGTCCGAGCCTTCAGACACACCTCAACGCTGGCag CTATGAAGCTGATGACCGCCCTGGTGAATGTAGCTCTAAACCTGAGCATTAACATGGACAACACCCAGCGCCAGTATGAAGCAGAGAGGAATAAAATAGTTGCTAAAAGAGCAAACGACAGGCTGGAGCTTCTCCTTCAAAAGCGTAAAGAG ctccaAGAAAATCAGGACGAAATCGAGAACATGATGAATGCAATTTTCAAAGGAGTGTTCGTTCATCGATATCG AGACTCGATAGCAGAAATCAGGGCCATCTGCATAGAGGAGATCGGTGTGTGGATGAAACTGTACAGCGATGCCTTCCTCAACGACAGCTATCTGAAGTACGTGGGATGGACGATGCATGATAAG CAAGGGGAGGTACGTCTGAAGTGTCTGACAGCTCTGCAGGGCCTCTACCACAACAGAGAACTCAATGCAAGACTGGAGCTCTTCACCAGCCGCTTTAAG gaTCGGATCGTCTCCATGACTCTTGATAAGGAATATGATGTTGCAGTACAAGCGATTAAACTGCTCACACTAGTCTTAAA TAGTACGGATGAGGTCTTGACGCCCGAGGACTGCGAGAGCGTCTACCACCTGGTCTACTCGGCACACAGGCCGGTTGCAGTCGCAGCTGGAGAATTCCTCTACAAGAA ATTGTTCAGTCAGCGAGAACCAGAGGAGGAGGGCGCCCCGAAAAGAAGAGGCCGGCAAAGCCCCAACGCCAACCTCATTAAGACCACTGTCTTTTTCTTCCTGGAGAGCGAG CTCCATGAGCACGCGGCTTACCTGGTGGACTCCCTCTGGGAATGTGGTGCAGAGCTACTGAAAGACTGGGAGTGTATGATCAGCTTACTGCTGGACGACCCCATGCCAGGAGAGGAAG ctctTACAGATAGACAAGAAACAGCTTTGATTGAAATCATGCTGTGCACTGTGCGTCAAGCTGCTGAATGCCATCCACCTGTTGGAAGAGGAACAGGCAAGAGG GTAATGACGGCGAAAGAGAAGAAAACCCAGCTGGACGATCGGACACGAATAACAGAGCTCTTCGCCGTGGCTTTGCCGCCTCTACTGGCCAAG TACGCTGTCGACGCAGAGAAGGTGACTAACTTGTTACAGCTGCCTCAGTACTTTGACCTGGAGATTTACACCACAGGACGTCTGGAGAAG CACCTGGAGGCCCTGCTGCGTCAGATCAAGGAAATAGTGGAGAAGCACACAGACACTGAAGTTTTGGAGTCGTGCTCCAAGACGTACCACGCCCTCTGCAACGAGGAGTTCACAATCTTCAACAGGGTAGACATCGCTCGCTCGCAGCTCCTGGACGAGCTGGTGGACAAGTTCAGCCGGCTACTGGAGGACTTTCTACAAGAG GGTGAAGATGCGGATGAAGATGATGCTTATCAGGTTTTGTCGACTCTAAAGAGGATCACCGCGTTTCACAA TGCCCACGACCTGTCAGGGTGGGACCTCTTTACAAGCAACTTCAAGCTGCTCAACACGGGTATAGAGAATGGAGACATGCCTGAGCAG ATAGTCATCCATTCGCTGCAGTGCACCCACTATGTCATTCTGTGGCAGCTGGCTAAGTTGTCCGAGGGCAGTTCCAGAAAG GATGACATGGTCAACCTGAGGAAGCAGATGAGGGCTTTCTGTATGATGTGCCAGCGCTACCTCACCAACGTCAACACGGCCGTCAAAGAACAG GCGTTCACCATCCTGTGTGACCTTCTGCTCATCTTCAGCCATCAGATGGTCTCGGGAGGCAGGGAACACCTGGAGCCTTTGGTTTATTCGCCAGAGGACTCCTTACAGTCGGAACTGCTGTCTTTCATCCTGAACCACGTCTTCATCGACCAGGACGACGACACGAACAGCACAG atGGCCAGCAGGACGACGAGGCGGTAAAGATCGAAGCTCTGCATAAGAGGAGGAACCTCCTGGCTGCCTATTGTAAGCTCATCATCTACTGTGTGGTAGAAATGAGGACCGGAGCGGACATCTTCAAGCAGTACATGAGA taTTACAACGATTATGGTGACATCATCAAGGAGACCATGAGTAAGACTCGACAAATTGATAAGATCCAGTGTGCCAAGACGTTGATTCTTAGTCTGCAGCAG CTGTTTAACGAAATGCTGTCTGAACTGGGTCACGGGTTCGaccgctcctcctcctcgttcTGCGGGATCAAAGAGTTGGCGCGCCGGTTCTCCCTGACCTTCGGCCTCGACCAAGTGAAAACCCGAGACGCCATCGCCATGCTCCACAA GGACGGTATAGAGTTTGCGTTCAAGGAGCCCAGTCCTCAGGGAGAGGGAGGCCCTCCCCTCAACTTGGCCTTCTTAGACATCCTCAGCGAGTTCTCCTCCAAGCTGATGAGACAAGACAAAAGGACTGT CCACATGTACCTGGAGCGCTTCATGACGTTCCAGATGGCTCTGCAGCGAGAGGACTGCTGGCTTCCGCTGATCTCCTACAGGAATTCGCTGCAGGCGGGCGGCGACGACGACACCATGTCTGTGATGAGCGGCTACTCCAGCCGGGGCTCCTCGGTCCGCTCCAAGAAGGTGAAGCCCCCGGCGGCGACGGCCGGAACGTCGGCGGCAAAGAGGAAGCTGCCGGAAG aggagagcagcagcGGCGACGTCTGGCAGCAGAGCATTCAGACCCCCGTCATGTTGCCTTCCCCTCATCTCACCTCCACTGCCATGCGGGACCCCAAGAGGGGGCGGGATGACAGCTACATGGGGGTCTACGCGCTCCCCCATGAGCAGCAGCCACCGCCCCACCCTCACCCGCACCAACAGCACCATCCGCAGACGCCTCAGCACCACCAGACTCCCATGGATTACAA TTCCCAGGTGACGTGGATGCTGGCCCAGAGGCAGCAGGAAGAGGCGCGCCAGCAGCAAGAGAGAGCCATGAACTACGTGAAGCTCAGGACCAATCTGCAGCACGCCAT TCGGCGCGGCACCGGGCTCatggaggaggatgaagagccCATCGTGGAGGACGTGATGATGTCATCGGAGGGGCGGATGGACGACCTCAACGAAGGCATGGACTTTGACACCATGGACATCGATCTG
- the LOC102236683 gene encoding cohesin subunit SA-2 isoform X1: MIAAPEIQPEFAYPQDTDTRFSSDTDFSEDPDGRSGTTAKGKGGKKGKKAAGEKGKGGKGAGRINGHHQENGMENMMLFEVVKVGRSAMQSVVDEWIESYKHDRDVALLDLINFFIQCSGCKGVVSGEMFRNMQNSEIIRRMTEEFDEDSGDYPLTIAGPQWKKFKTSFCEFISVLVRQCQYSIIYDEYMMDTVISLLTGLSDSQVRAFRHTSTLAAMKLMTALVNVALNLSINMDNTQRQYEAERNKIVAKRANDRLELLLQKRKELQENQDEIENMMNAIFKGVFVHRYRDSIAEIRAICIEEIGVWMKLYSDAFLNDSYLKYVGWTMHDKQGEVRLKCLTALQGLYHNRELNARLELFTSRFKDRIVSMTLDKEYDVAVQAIKLLTLVLNSTDEVLTPEDCESVYHLVYSAHRPVAVAAGEFLYKKLFSQREPEEEGAPKRRGRQSPNANLIKTTVFFFLESELHEHAAYLVDSLWECGAELLKDWECMISLLLDDPMPGEEALTDRQETALIEIMLCTVRQAAECHPPVGRGTGKRVMTAKEKKTQLDDRTRITELFAVALPPLLAKYAVDAEKVTNLLQLPQYFDLEIYTTGRLEKHLEALLRQIKEIVEKHTDTEVLESCSKTYHALCNEEFTIFNRVDIARSQLLDELVDKFSRLLEDFLQEGEDADEDDAYQVLSTLKRITAFHNAHDLSGWDLFTSNFKLLNTGIENGDMPEQIVIHSLQCTHYVILWQLAKLSEGSSRKDDMVNLRKQMRAFCMMCQRYLTNVNTAVKEQAFTILCDLLLIFSHQMVSGGREHLEPLVYSPEDSLQSELLSFILNHVFIDQDDDTNSTDGQQDDEAVKIEALHKRRNLLAAYCKLIIYCVVEMRTGADIFKQYMRYYNDYGDIIKETMSKTRQIDKIQCAKTLILSLQQLFNEMLSELGHGFDRSSSSFCGIKELARRFSLTFGLDQVKTRDAIAMLHKDGIEFAFKEPSPQGEGGPPLNLAFLDILSEFSSKLMRQDKRTVHMYLERFMTFQMALQREDCWLPLISYRNSLQAGGDDDTMSVMSGYSSRGSSVRSKKVKPPAATAGTSAAKRKLPEEESSSGDVWQQSIQTPVMLPSPHLTSTAMRDPKRGRDDSYMGVYALPHEQQPPPHPHPHQQHHPQTPQHHQTPMDYNSQVTWMLAQRQQEEARQQQERAMNYVKLRTNLQHAISRRGTGLMEEDEEPIVEDVMMSSEGRMDDLNEGMDFDTMDIDLPPSKNRRERSELKPDYFDPASIMDESVLGVSMF; the protein is encoded by the exons ATGATAGCAGCACCAGAGATACAACCAGAGTTCGCCTACCCTCA GGACACAGATACCAGATTCTCCTCAGACACAGACTTCTCTGAGGATCCTGATGGAAGAAGTGGAACTACAGCTAAAGGAAAG GGTGGGAAGAAAGGGAAGAAGGCGGCAGGGGAGAAGGGCAAAGGTGGAAAGGGAGCAGGTCGCATAAATGGCCACCATCAGGAGAATGGCATGGAAAACATGATGCTGTTTGAGGTGGTGAAAGTGGGCAGGAGTGCaatgcag TCTGTTGTTGATGAGTGGATTGAGTCCTACAAACATGACAGAGATGTTGCATTGCTAGATCTCATCAATTTTTTCATCCAGTGCTCAGGATGTAAAG GCGTGGTGAGTGGTGAAATGTTTCGCAATATGCAGAACTCTGAGATCATTCGACGAATGACAGAGGAATTCGATGAG GACAGCGGCGACTATCCTCTCACCATAGCCGGGCCCCAGTGGAAGAAGTTCAAAACAAGCTTTTGTGAATTCATTTCTGTGCTAGTGCGTCAGTGTCAATACAGTATCATCTATGATGAGTACATGATGGACACGGTCATCTCCCTCCTCACTGGACTATCAGATTCCCAAGTCCGAGCCTTCAGACACACCTCAACGCTGGCag CTATGAAGCTGATGACCGCCCTGGTGAATGTAGCTCTAAACCTGAGCATTAACATGGACAACACCCAGCGCCAGTATGAAGCAGAGAGGAATAAAATAGTTGCTAAAAGAGCAAACGACAGGCTGGAGCTTCTCCTTCAAAAGCGTAAAGAG ctccaAGAAAATCAGGACGAAATCGAGAACATGATGAATGCAATTTTCAAAGGAGTGTTCGTTCATCGATATCG AGACTCGATAGCAGAAATCAGGGCCATCTGCATAGAGGAGATCGGTGTGTGGATGAAACTGTACAGCGATGCCTTCCTCAACGACAGCTATCTGAAGTACGTGGGATGGACGATGCATGATAAG CAAGGGGAGGTACGTCTGAAGTGTCTGACAGCTCTGCAGGGCCTCTACCACAACAGAGAACTCAATGCAAGACTGGAGCTCTTCACCAGCCGCTTTAAG gaTCGGATCGTCTCCATGACTCTTGATAAGGAATATGATGTTGCAGTACAAGCGATTAAACTGCTCACACTAGTCTTAAA TAGTACGGATGAGGTCTTGACGCCCGAGGACTGCGAGAGCGTCTACCACCTGGTCTACTCGGCACACAGGCCGGTTGCAGTCGCAGCTGGAGAATTCCTCTACAAGAA ATTGTTCAGTCAGCGAGAACCAGAGGAGGAGGGCGCCCCGAAAAGAAGAGGCCGGCAAAGCCCCAACGCCAACCTCATTAAGACCACTGTCTTTTTCTTCCTGGAGAGCGAG CTCCATGAGCACGCGGCTTACCTGGTGGACTCCCTCTGGGAATGTGGTGCAGAGCTACTGAAAGACTGGGAGTGTATGATCAGCTTACTGCTGGACGACCCCATGCCAGGAGAGGAAG ctctTACAGATAGACAAGAAACAGCTTTGATTGAAATCATGCTGTGCACTGTGCGTCAAGCTGCTGAATGCCATCCACCTGTTGGAAGAGGAACAGGCAAGAGG GTAATGACGGCGAAAGAGAAGAAAACCCAGCTGGACGATCGGACACGAATAACAGAGCTCTTCGCCGTGGCTTTGCCGCCTCTACTGGCCAAG TACGCTGTCGACGCAGAGAAGGTGACTAACTTGTTACAGCTGCCTCAGTACTTTGACCTGGAGATTTACACCACAGGACGTCTGGAGAAG CACCTGGAGGCCCTGCTGCGTCAGATCAAGGAAATAGTGGAGAAGCACACAGACACTGAAGTTTTGGAGTCGTGCTCCAAGACGTACCACGCCCTCTGCAACGAGGAGTTCACAATCTTCAACAGGGTAGACATCGCTCGCTCGCAGCTCCTGGACGAGCTGGTGGACAAGTTCAGCCGGCTACTGGAGGACTTTCTACAAGAG GGTGAAGATGCGGATGAAGATGATGCTTATCAGGTTTTGTCGACTCTAAAGAGGATCACCGCGTTTCACAA TGCCCACGACCTGTCAGGGTGGGACCTCTTTACAAGCAACTTCAAGCTGCTCAACACGGGTATAGAGAATGGAGACATGCCTGAGCAG ATAGTCATCCATTCGCTGCAGTGCACCCACTATGTCATTCTGTGGCAGCTGGCTAAGTTGTCCGAGGGCAGTTCCAGAAAG GATGACATGGTCAACCTGAGGAAGCAGATGAGGGCTTTCTGTATGATGTGCCAGCGCTACCTCACCAACGTCAACACGGCCGTCAAAGAACAG GCGTTCACCATCCTGTGTGACCTTCTGCTCATCTTCAGCCATCAGATGGTCTCGGGAGGCAGGGAACACCTGGAGCCTTTGGTTTATTCGCCAGAGGACTCCTTACAGTCGGAACTGCTGTCTTTCATCCTGAACCACGTCTTCATCGACCAGGACGACGACACGAACAGCACAG atGGCCAGCAGGACGACGAGGCGGTAAAGATCGAAGCTCTGCATAAGAGGAGGAACCTCCTGGCTGCCTATTGTAAGCTCATCATCTACTGTGTGGTAGAAATGAGGACCGGAGCGGACATCTTCAAGCAGTACATGAGA taTTACAACGATTATGGTGACATCATCAAGGAGACCATGAGTAAGACTCGACAAATTGATAAGATCCAGTGTGCCAAGACGTTGATTCTTAGTCTGCAGCAG CTGTTTAACGAAATGCTGTCTGAACTGGGTCACGGGTTCGaccgctcctcctcctcgttcTGCGGGATCAAAGAGTTGGCGCGCCGGTTCTCCCTGACCTTCGGCCTCGACCAAGTGAAAACCCGAGACGCCATCGCCATGCTCCACAA GGACGGTATAGAGTTTGCGTTCAAGGAGCCCAGTCCTCAGGGAGAGGGAGGCCCTCCCCTCAACTTGGCCTTCTTAGACATCCTCAGCGAGTTCTCCTCCAAGCTGATGAGACAAGACAAAAGGACTGT CCACATGTACCTGGAGCGCTTCATGACGTTCCAGATGGCTCTGCAGCGAGAGGACTGCTGGCTTCCGCTGATCTCCTACAGGAATTCGCTGCAGGCGGGCGGCGACGACGACACCATGTCTGTGATGAGCGGCTACTCCAGCCGGGGCTCCTCGGTCCGCTCCAAGAAGGTGAAGCCCCCGGCGGCGACGGCCGGAACGTCGGCGGCAAAGAGGAAGCTGCCGGAAG aggagagcagcagcGGCGACGTCTGGCAGCAGAGCATTCAGACCCCCGTCATGTTGCCTTCCCCTCATCTCACCTCCACTGCCATGCGGGACCCCAAGAGGGGGCGGGATGACAGCTACATGGGGGTCTACGCGCTCCCCCATGAGCAGCAGCCACCGCCCCACCCTCACCCGCACCAACAGCACCATCCGCAGACGCCTCAGCACCACCAGACTCCCATGGATTACAA TTCCCAGGTGACGTGGATGCTGGCCCAGAGGCAGCAGGAAGAGGCGCGCCAGCAGCAAGAGAGAGCCATGAACTACGTGAAGCTCAGGACCAATCTGCAGCACGCCAT cAGTCGGCGCGGCACCGGGCTCatggaggaggatgaagagccCATCGTGGAGGACGTGATGATGTCATCGGAGGGGCGGATGGACGACCTCAACGAAGGCATGGACTTTGACACCATGGACATCGATCTG
- the LOC102236946 gene encoding E3 ubiquitin-protein ligase XIAP-like, whose amino-acid sequence MSEQGNYSNLESDGCPDFSKFDNRFQSFRGSTLAGQVPPERLARAGFYFTGNADRVQCFSCNQTVENWHSGDTPVQRHKEVSPSCRFLVCCHPNSMKPNYITPLIYDEVAEDMQYRVSTGEVVDETLYPRIPHMKSEQARLDSFSSWPSNVLVRPRDLAQAGFYYLGQADRVECFCCGNKLNNWENGDRPWEEHAKHFPNCFFILGHDVGNAPLLDNADEPMWEDQNVNRGGNMETFEGRLSSFAHVRHPVDHERLARAGFYSTGQEDQVLCFRCGGGLKGWQPDEDPWEEHAKEYPGCSFLLEEKGAAFVNSIHLKRHEQSSAASSHQNGFSANEKDEDPMEKLMKLQREKQCKICMDRDICIVFIPCGHLVSCKQCSESLVKCPICCGAITQKIKAYIA is encoded by the exons ATGTCTGAGCAAGGCAACTACAGCAATTTGGAGTCAGACGGCTGTCCTGACTTCTCAAAGTTCGACAATCGCTTCCAGTCTTTCCGGGGATCCACCCTGGCTGGGCAAGTCCCGCCTGAACGGTTGGCGAGGGCGGGCTTTTACTTCACCGGCAACGCAGACCGCGTccagtgtttcagctgcaatCAGACTGTGGAGAACTGGCATAGTGGAGACACACCTGTGCAAAGGCACAAGGag GTTTCTCCATCATGCCGGTTCCTCGTGTGCTGCCACCCAAACAGCATGAAGCCGAATTATATTACCCCTCTCATCTACGACGAAGTTGCAGAGGATATGCAGTACCGGGTGTCCACCGGTGAAGTGGTTGACGAGACCCTCTACCCTAGGATACCTCACATGAAGAGTGAACAGGCCCGTCTGGACAGCTTTTCTTCTTGGCCCTCCAATGTGCTCGTAAGACCCAGAGACCTGGCTCAAGCCGGCTTCTACTACTTGGGACAGGCCGACCGGGTGGAGTGTTTCTGCTGCGGCAACAAGCTGAACAACTGGGAAAACGGAGATCGCCCTTGGGAAGAACACGCCAAACACTTTCCCAACTGCTTTTTCATCCTCGGCCACGACGTAGGGAACGCCCCGCTGCTGGACAACGCAGATGAGCCGATGTGGGAAGATCAAAACGTGAACCGGGGGGGAAATATGGAGACTTTTGAGGGGAGGCTCAGTAGCTTCGCTCATGTTCGGCACCCCGTCGACCACGAGAGGCTCGCGAGAGCTGGTTTCTACAGCACAG ggCAAGAAGACCAGGTGTTATGCTTCCGCTGTGGTGGAGGTCTAAAAGGCTGGCAGCCCGATGAAGACCCATGGGAAGAACATGCTAAAGAATACCCAGG ATGCAGCTTCTTGTTGGAAGAAAAGGGAGCTGCATTTGTCAACAGCATTCACCTAAAGAGACATGAACAAAGTAGTGCT GCTTCAAGTCACCAGAATGGATTTTCAGCCAATGAAAAAG ATGAGGACCCAATGGAGAAACTAATGAAGCTGCAGAGGGAAAAACAGTGCAAAATCTGCATGGACAGAGATATTTGCATCGTCTTCATCCCGTGCGGCCATCTGGTCAGCTGCAAGCAGTGCTCGGAGTCACTTGTCAAGTGTCCGATCTGCTGCGGAGCCATCACACAAAAAATCAAAGCCTACATCGCTTAA